A window of the Enterobacteriaceae bacterium 4M9 genome harbors these coding sequences:
- a CDS encoding PAS domain-containing protein, which produces MKKERPVTHHEFVFDENATLMSTTDQESHINYANDTFINISGFTQEELTGQPHNIVRHPDMPKEAFRDMWFTLKQGEPWTGLVKNRRKNGDHYWVRANAVPVMRQGKIKGYMSVRARPDNAEIKAAEQLYKEFREGDKKGRDFFKGVVVRTGVMRWQTLLKTLPLRWRLRGALLMLLPLCALAGSALGIDTTTNALFTAAMALFIFLISLFLEAQITRPVERLRKQALAVVTGDYSRIEHMDRVDEIGMTLRAVSQLGLMFRWLVDDVSAQALNVLKTSDTLRATNDELSQRTNRAACNVEQTAAAMHEMMKTVQSNTDKASEVDSLSRETSKAATGGGQVMINMAEIMAAITESSKQITNITSIIDGIAFQTNILALNAAVEAARAGEQGRGFAVVAGEVRHLAQRSASAACDIKHLVETSGTQVKTGSEEVKGACCKMDEIVERIQHVTQLIADISNATAEQARALAEVSQAVQELDTITHQNAERVQENAVASGQMNYQAERLAEAISVFR; this is translated from the coding sequence ATGAAAAAGGAACGTCCGGTAACGCATCACGAATTTGTGTTTGATGAAAACGCCACACTGATGTCTACCACCGATCAGGAAAGCCACATCAACTATGCCAATGATACCTTCATTAATATCAGCGGCTTCACGCAGGAAGAGCTGACAGGCCAGCCTCATAACATTGTCCGTCACCCGGACATGCCCAAAGAGGCGTTTCGTGACATGTGGTTTACCCTCAAGCAGGGCGAGCCCTGGACCGGACTTGTCAAAAACCGGCGCAAAAATGGCGATCACTACTGGGTACGCGCCAACGCCGTACCGGTTATGCGCCAGGGGAAAATCAAAGGGTATATGTCGGTACGCGCGCGCCCTGATAACGCGGAAATTAAGGCAGCGGAACAGTTGTATAAAGAGTTTCGTGAAGGAGATAAGAAAGGGCGCGATTTCTTCAAAGGTGTGGTGGTTCGCACCGGCGTTATGCGCTGGCAAACGCTGCTCAAAACGCTGCCTTTGCGCTGGCGGCTACGTGGTGCGCTGTTGATGCTTCTGCCGCTTTGTGCGCTGGCAGGCAGTGCGCTGGGCATAGACACCACCACTAACGCGCTGTTCACCGCTGCGATGGCGCTGTTTATTTTTCTCATCAGTCTGTTCCTTGAAGCCCAGATAACCCGCCCGGTGGAGCGGCTACGCAAGCAGGCACTGGCGGTCGTCACGGGTGATTACTCGCGTATTGAACACATGGACCGCGTGGATGAAATCGGCATGACGCTCAGGGCCGTCAGCCAGCTTGGTCTGATGTTTCGCTGGCTGGTTGATGATGTCAGCGCCCAGGCGCTGAACGTGCTGAAAACCTCCGACACATTGCGTGCGACTAACGACGAACTGAGCCAGCGCACCAACCGCGCAGCCTGTAACGTTGAGCAAACAGCAGCAGCCATGCATGAAATGATGAAAACTGTGCAAAGTAACACCGACAAGGCCAGCGAGGTAGACAGCCTGTCGCGTGAAACCAGCAAAGCCGCCACTGGCGGCGGCCAGGTCATGATCAATATGGCTGAAATCATGGCCGCCATCACTGAAAGTTCTAAACAGATAACCAATATTACCAGCATCATCGACGGCATCGCGTTTCAGACCAACATTCTGGCGCTGAACGCTGCCGTTGAGGCGGCGCGTGCTGGCGAGCAGGGTAGAGGTTTTGCCGTGGTCGCCGGTGAAGTGCGTCATCTGGCCCAGCGCAGCGCCAGTGCAGCTTGCGATATCAAGCATCTGGTAGAAACCAGCGGTACGCAGGTGAAAACCGGTAGCGAAGAAGTGAAAGGCGCATGCTGCAAAATGGACGAAATCGTTGAGCGTATTCAGCACGTTACGCAGCTAATTGCCGATATCAGTAATGCGACCGCCGAGCAGGCCCGGGCGCTGGCAGAGGTCAGCCAGGCCGTGCAGGAACTGGACACCATTACTCACCAGAACGCAGAGCGGGTGCAGGAAAACGCCGTCGCGTCAGGCCAGATGAACTACCAGGCAGAACGACTTGCCGAAGCTATCTCGGTATTTCGCTAA
- a CDS encoding AI-2E family transporter has product MLEMLLQWYRRRFSDPEAIALLVILVAGFCILFFFSGLLAPLLVALVLAYLLEWPTARLERIGCSRTWATCMVLVLFVGILLLLAFVVAPVAWQQGIYLIRDMPSMFNRLTEFAATLPRRYPALVDAGILDAMAENARARMTTMGESVVKYSVASLVGLFTLAIYLILVPLMVFFLVKDKEQMLNAVRRVLPRNRGLAGQVWTEMNQQITNYIRGKVLEMVIVGVATYIGFLISGLNYSLLLAVLVGLSVLIPYIGAFVVTIPVIGVALFQFGVGAEFWTCFIIYLVIQALDGNLLVPVLFSEAVNLHPLVIILSVVIFGGLWGFWGVFFAIPLATLVKAVVRAWPDSPQPPQTH; this is encoded by the coding sequence ATGCTTGAGATGTTGTTACAGTGGTATCGCCGTCGCTTCAGCGACCCGGAGGCCATCGCGCTGTTGGTGATTCTGGTGGCGGGGTTCTGTATTCTGTTTTTCTTCTCCGGTCTGCTGGCCCCGCTGCTGGTGGCGCTGGTGCTGGCCTATTTGCTGGAGTGGCCGACAGCCCGCCTTGAACGCATTGGCTGCTCGCGTACCTGGGCTACCTGCATGGTACTGGTGCTGTTTGTCGGCATTTTGTTATTACTGGCATTTGTGGTTGCACCGGTGGCCTGGCAGCAGGGCATCTACCTGATTCGCGATATGCCGAGCATGTTTAACCGCCTGACAGAGTTTGCGGCGACACTGCCGCGCCGCTATCCGGCACTGGTGGATGCCGGTATTCTGGATGCGATGGCTGAAAACGCGCGTGCGCGCATGACAACCATGGGCGAGTCGGTAGTGAAATACTCCGTTGCCTCGTTGGTCGGGCTGTTTACGCTGGCGATTTACCTGATTCTGGTGCCGCTGATGGTCTTTTTCCTGGTCAAAGACAAAGAGCAGATGCTTAACGCCGTGCGCCGGGTGCTGCCGCGCAACCGTGGTCTTGCCGGCCAGGTCTGGACCGAGATGAACCAACAAATCACCAACTATATTCGCGGCAAGGTGCTGGAGATGGTGATTGTGGGAGTGGCGACCTACATCGGATTTTTGATTTCCGGGCTTAACTATTCGCTGCTGCTGGCGGTGTTGGTGGGGCTGTCGGTGTTGATCCCTTATATCGGTGCGTTTGTCGTCACGATACCGGTCATTGGCGTGGCGCTGTTTCAGTTTGGTGTGGGTGCAGAGTTCTGGACCTGCTTTATCATTTATCTGGTGATTCAGGCGCTGGATGGCAACCTGCTGGTACCGGTGCTGTTCTCCGAAGCGGTGAATCTGCATCCGCTGGTTATTATTCTCTCGGTGGTTATCTTTGGCGGTCTGTGGGGTTTCTGGGGCGTTTTCTTCGCCATCCCGCTGGCAACATTGGTTAAAGCCGTGGTGCGCGCGTGGCCGGACAGCCCTCAGCCGCCGCAGACACACTAA
- the bcp gene encoding thioredoxin-dependent thiol peroxidase — translation MNPLKAGDIAPKFSLLDQDGEQVNLTDFQGQRVLVYFYPKAMTPGCTVQACGLRDSKDDLKHYGVEVLGISTDKPEKLSRFAEKELLDFTLLSDEDHQVCEQFGIWGEKTFMGKTYDGIHRTSFLINGDGIIEHVFDDFKTTNHHEIVLNWLKQHAV, via the coding sequence ATGAATCCACTGAAAGCCGGCGACATCGCACCCAAATTCAGCCTGCTTGACCAGGACGGCGAACAGGTCAACTTAACCGACTTCCAGGGACAGCGCGTACTGGTTTATTTTTACCCCAAAGCCATGACGCCAGGCTGTACGGTTCAAGCCTGCGGCCTGCGCGACAGCAAGGATGACTTAAAGCATTACGGCGTTGAAGTGCTGGGTATCAGCACCGATAAGCCAGAAAAACTTTCCCGCTTTGCAGAAAAAGAGCTGCTTGATTTCACATTGCTTTCCGATGAAGACCACCAGGTCTGTGAGCAATTTGGTATCTGGGGTGAGAAAACCTTTATGGGTAAAACCTATGACGGTATCCACCGCACCAGCTTTCTGATTAACGGCGACGGCATAATTGAGCACGTCTTTGATGATTTTAAAACCACCAATCATCATGAGATTGTACTTAACTGGCTGAAGCAGCACGCGGTCTGA
- a CDS encoding glycine cleavage system transcriptional repressor → MTDSSQHYLVITALGADRPGIVNTITRHVSSCGCNIEDSRLAMLGEEFTFIMLLSGSWNAITLIESTLPLKGAELDLLIVMKRTNSHARPDMPATVRVQVQVPDSPHLIERFTDLFDKHEMNIAELISRTQPATDKTKSPVPELYIQIAAHSPAQDDATNIEQAFKDLCTELNAQGTISVVNYPLQDE, encoded by the coding sequence CGCCCTGGGCGCAGACCGTCCGGGGATAGTGAATACCATCACCCGTCACGTCAGTAGCTGCGGCTGCAATATTGAAGACAGCCGGCTGGCCATGCTGGGTGAAGAGTTCACGTTTATCATGCTGCTGTCCGGAAGCTGGAACGCCATCACGCTCATCGAATCCACTTTGCCGCTCAAGGGTGCCGAGCTGGATTTACTCATCGTGATGAAGCGCACTAACTCTCATGCGCGCCCGGATATGCCCGCCACGGTGCGCGTGCAGGTTCAGGTGCCTGACTCCCCGCATCTTATTGAGCGCTTCACTGATTTATTCGATAAACATGAGATGAACATAGCTGAGCTGATTTCCCGTACTCAGCCCGCAACAGATAAAACCAAGTCCCCGGTGCCAGAACTGTATATTCAGATAGCCGCACACAGCCCGGCGCAGGATGATGCAACAAACATTGAGCAAGCCTTCAAAGACCTGTGTACAGAACTTAATGCACAAGGCACTATTAGCGTGGTGAATTATCCACTGCAAGATGAATAA